A stretch of Pseudomonas sp. CCC3.1 DNA encodes these proteins:
- a CDS encoding iron transporter, whose protein sequence is MKHATSAWMPILSRTLAALVGGYVFTYAFTAALARLLPLDNVDSMLVASLLSFAIYTCAILWAFIARHQWSAWMGAVLALPLAAIGFWPQMLERLG, encoded by the coding sequence ATGAAACACGCAACGTCGGCCTGGATGCCGATTCTTTCTCGCACACTGGCTGCACTGGTTGGCGGCTATGTGTTCACTTATGCGTTTACGGCCGCGCTGGCGCGACTGTTGCCGCTGGATAACGTCGACTCGATGCTCGTTGCCAGTCTGTTGTCATTCGCGATCTACACCTGCGCCATTTTGTGGGCCTTTATCGCTCGCCATCAGTGGTCGGCATGGATGGGGGCCGTGCTGGCGCTGCCTTTGGCCGCAATCGGTTTTTGGCCGCAAATGCTGGAGCGCCTCGGATGA
- a CDS encoding TonB-dependent siderophore receptor yields MSSRFKRSQFSLAIVAALASPTLLADALERERDEVPVEANDLPVDGSKQALQLEETRVLGTAAEELKQAPGVSIITAEDIKKRPPANDLSDIIRREPGVNLTGNSSSGARGNNRQIDLRGMGPENTLILIDGKPSSSRNAQRYGWSGDRDTRGETNWVPAEEVERIEILRGPAAARYGSGAMGGVVNIITKRPTDQLHGSLTAYYLSPEDDSEGISKRTNFNLSGPITDDLVFRVYGGLNKTDADDAKINTAQQAYADSVVAGREGVRNKDVNGLLSWQFTPEQTLDLEASYSRQGNIFAGDTMLNSGGDFVNSLYGKETSVLQRSTFSATHNGSFDWGSTTASLTHDLTRNSRLNEGLAGYGEGAPSESAGSFESRLRNTRANAEVNLPLDVYTHQVLTLGGEYLYESLNDPGSLRPQSWDPGADGTPGIPGTDRTQTKSTANSYAFYVEDNLEAGAKTIVTPGLRFDHHNKFGGNWSPSLNASHQITDELSIKGGIARAYKTPNLYQSNPNYLLYSRGAGCSSVEVNIGGCYLVGNPDLKPEISVNKEIGLAFDKGTWRTSGTYFRNDYQNKINASNESAFRLPNGRRVLQWENSGKAIVQGVEGNLFVSLRKDLDWNTNLTYMIESKDKETGEPLSIIPKYTLNTTLDWYATEQLSFQVNGTYYGEQKAPKYNMRANEALDKSVQQSVDPYGLVGLSSGYEFNKNFSVRVGINNLFDKQLYRKGNSDEAGAQTYNEAGRAYFASVTSSF; encoded by the coding sequence ATGTCGTCTCGATTCAAACGCAGTCAATTTTCACTGGCTATCGTGGCCGCACTCGCTTCACCCACCTTGCTCGCCGATGCGCTGGAGCGCGAACGCGATGAGGTGCCAGTCGAGGCCAACGATTTGCCGGTGGATGGCAGCAAGCAAGCGCTGCAACTGGAAGAAACCCGCGTGTTGGGCACCGCCGCCGAAGAGCTGAAGCAAGCGCCGGGCGTGTCGATCATCACCGCCGAGGACATTAAAAAACGTCCGCCAGCCAATGACCTTTCCGACATCATTCGTCGCGAACCGGGGGTCAACCTCACCGGTAACAGTTCCAGTGGTGCTCGCGGCAACAACCGCCAGATTGACTTGCGCGGCATGGGCCCGGAAAACACCTTGATCCTGATCGACGGCAAGCCTTCTTCTTCGCGTAATGCTCAGCGTTATGGCTGGAGCGGCGACCGCGACACCCGAGGTGAGACCAACTGGGTCCCGGCCGAAGAAGTCGAGCGTATCGAAATTCTCCGAGGTCCGGCTGCCGCCCGTTATGGCTCTGGTGCGATGGGCGGGGTGGTCAACATCATCACCAAACGCCCGACAGACCAACTCCACGGCTCATTGACCGCTTACTACTTGTCGCCGGAAGACGATTCGGAAGGCATCAGCAAGCGCACCAACTTCAACCTCAGCGGCCCGATCACCGACGACCTGGTGTTCCGCGTGTACGGCGGCCTGAACAAGACCGACGCCGACGATGCCAAGATCAACACCGCGCAGCAGGCGTATGCCGACAGCGTGGTGGCGGGCCGTGAGGGTGTGCGTAACAAAGACGTCAATGGTTTGCTGAGCTGGCAATTCACCCCCGAGCAAACGCTCGACCTGGAAGCCAGCTACAGCCGCCAGGGCAATATCTTTGCCGGCGATACCATGCTCAACAGCGGGGGCGACTTCGTTAACAGCCTGTATGGCAAGGAAACCAGCGTCCTGCAGCGCAGCACCTTCTCGGCGACCCACAATGGCTCGTTTGACTGGGGTTCGACCACCGCCTCGCTGACCCATGACCTGACCCGCAACTCGCGTCTTAACGAAGGACTGGCCGGTTATGGCGAAGGTGCGCCATCGGAAAGCGCGGGGAGCTTCGAGTCACGTTTGCGCAATACCCGCGCCAACGCTGAAGTCAACCTGCCGCTGGACGTGTACACCCACCAGGTTCTGACCTTGGGTGGCGAATACCTCTACGAGTCGCTGAACGATCCGGGCTCGCTGCGTCCACAAAGCTGGGATCCGGGCGCCGATGGTACGCCGGGTATTCCTGGAACAGACCGTACCCAAACCAAATCCACCGCCAACAGCTACGCGTTTTACGTAGAAGACAACCTCGAAGCCGGGGCCAAAACCATCGTCACGCCGGGCTTGCGCTTCGATCACCACAACAAGTTTGGCGGCAACTGGAGCCCAAGCCTCAACGCTTCGCACCAGATCACTGACGAATTGAGCATCAAGGGCGGTATTGCCCGAGCTTACAAAACTCCGAACCTGTACCAGTCCAACCCCAATTACCTGTTGTACAGCCGTGGCGCAGGCTGCAGCTCGGTTGAGGTCAACATCGGTGGCTGTTACCTGGTGGGCAATCCGGACTTGAAGCCTGAAATCAGCGTCAACAAAGAGATTGGCCTGGCGTTCGACAAAGGCACTTGGCGCACCAGCGGCACGTACTTCCGTAACGACTACCAAAACAAAATCAATGCCAGCAACGAATCGGCCTTCCGCCTGCCCAACGGGCGCCGGGTGTTGCAGTGGGAAAACAGCGGCAAGGCCATCGTTCAAGGGGTTGAAGGGAACCTGTTTGTCAGTTTGCGCAAAGATCTGGACTGGAACACCAACCTGACCTACATGATCGAAAGCAAGGACAAGGAAACCGGCGAACCGCTGAGCATCATCCCCAAGTACACGCTCAACACCACGCTGGACTGGTACGCCACCGAGCAGCTGTCGTTCCAGGTCAATGGCACTTACTACGGCGAGCAGAAAGCGCCGAAGTACAACATGCGTGCCAACGAAGCACTGGACAAATCGGTGCAGCAGTCGGTTGATCCGTACGGTCTGGTGGGGCTGAGCAGTGGTTATGAGTTCAATAAAAACTTCAGCGTGCGGGTGGGCATCAACAACCTGTTCGACAAACAGCTGTATCGCAAAGGCAACTCTGACGAGGCGGGTGCCCAGACGTATAACGAGGCGGGCCGCGCCTACTTTGCGTCGGTGACCTCTTCGTTCTGA
- a CDS encoding FKBP-type peptidyl-prolyl cis-trans isomerase has protein sequence MTNELQITDLLLGDGKACVKGALITTQYTGWLADGTVFDSSFERGKPFQCVIGSGRVIKGWDQGLMGMKVGGKRTLQVPAHLAYGERSMGAHIKPNADLTFEIELLEVLTRDD, from the coding sequence ATGACGAACGAACTCCAGATCACCGACCTTCTACTGGGCGACGGCAAAGCCTGTGTCAAAGGCGCTCTGATCACCACGCAGTACACCGGCTGGCTCGCAGATGGCACGGTATTCGACTCCTCGTTCGAGCGCGGCAAGCCGTTTCAGTGCGTGATTGGCAGCGGTCGCGTGATCAAGGGCTGGGACCAGGGTCTGATGGGGATGAAAGTCGGCGGCAAACGCACACTGCAAGTCCCTGCACACTTGGCCTATGGTGAAAGAAGCATGGGCGCGCACATCAAACCAAACGCCGACCTTACCTTTGAGATCGAACTGCTGGAAGTGCTCACTCGAGACGACTAA
- a CDS encoding DUF1615 domain-containing protein: protein MRFLTLSLPIAIAGCSSTNTQTLPSRTPEQARARFMQLLPTNLQDRQGWATDIYAAFAAQALEPNDENLCSVLAVTEQESTFQADPPVPNLAKIARSEINRRAGKLHIPEFVVHSALNITSPNGKTYNQRLDAARTEGQLSAIFDDFIGMVPLGKNLFGSLNPVHTGGPMQVSIAFAEKHAKDYPYPIPGTIRQEVFTRRGGMYFGTAHLLGYPVDYTQSLYRFADFNAGWYASRNAAFQNAVSQVSGVALALDGDVTIPDSYAVGSTERAVRALGKPLGLSNNQIRQQLLKGDSLEFDQTEVYRTVFALADRQQGKPLPRAVLPGITLQSPKITRNLTTAWFAQRVDERRQRCMNRAKSLPTS from the coding sequence ATGCGGTTTTTAACGCTTTCTCTACCGATTGCGATAGCCGGTTGCAGCAGCACAAACACCCAGACGTTACCGAGCCGTACGCCCGAACAGGCCCGTGCACGATTCATGCAGCTGCTGCCCACCAACCTCCAGGATCGACAGGGTTGGGCCACCGATATTTACGCCGCTTTTGCCGCGCAAGCACTTGAACCCAACGACGAAAACCTGTGTTCGGTGCTGGCCGTCACCGAACAGGAGTCGACCTTTCAGGCAGACCCGCCGGTGCCAAACCTGGCGAAAATCGCCCGCAGCGAAATCAATCGCCGCGCAGGCAAGCTGCACATCCCCGAATTTGTGGTTCATAGCGCGCTGAACATCACCTCGCCGAATGGCAAAACCTATAACCAGCGCCTCGATGCCGCGCGCACCGAAGGCCAGTTGAGTGCCATTTTTGATGACTTTATCGGCATGGTGCCGCTGGGTAAAAACCTGTTTGGCAGCCTGAATCCGGTGCATACCGGTGGCCCGATGCAGGTCAGCATCGCGTTTGCCGAGAAACACGCGAAGGATTATCCATACCCGATACCGGGCACGATCCGACAAGAAGTCTTCACCCGTCGAGGCGGCATGTATTTCGGCACCGCCCATTTGCTCGGCTATCCCGTCGATTACACACAATCGCTGTACCGCTTTGCCGACTTTAATGCGGGCTGGTATGCCAGTCGCAATGCCGCCTTTCAGAACGCCGTCAGCCAGGTTTCAGGTGTTGCGCTGGCACTGGATGGTGACGTGACGATCCCCGATTCTTACGCCGTGGGCTCGACCGAACGCGCCGTGCGCGCGCTGGGCAAACCGTTGGGCTTGAGCAACAACCAAATCAGGCAGCAATTGCTCAAAGGCGACAGCCTTGAGTTTGATCAGACTGAGGTGTATCGCACCGTGTTTGCGCTGGCAGATCGCCAACAAGGCAAACCCTTGCCCCGTGCTGTATTGCCCGGCATTACCCTGCAAAGCCCGAAAATCACCCGTAACCTGACCACCGCCTGGTTTGCCCAACGCGTCGATGAGCGCCGCCAGCGCTGTATGAACCGGGCCAAGTCATTGCCCACGTCGTGA
- a CDS encoding MbcA/ParS/Xre antitoxin family protein yields the protein MQLVAHHSQPDITSGDAGRVALTFFFNLMEHWGCTKDQQCTLLGSIGNTTYFKYKKLPNVRLPHDTLERISYLMGVHKALRILFSNQPERAYEWIHKTNTAAPFNGQSALSYMLAGQVVDLADVRRYLDGVRG from the coding sequence ATGCAGTTAGTCGCCCACCACTCTCAGCCCGACATCACCAGTGGTGACGCCGGCCGCGTGGCCCTGACATTTTTTTTCAATTTAATGGAGCACTGGGGCTGCACCAAAGACCAGCAATGCACCCTGCTCGGCTCAATCGGCAATACCACGTACTTCAAGTATAAAAAGCTACCGAATGTGCGCCTGCCTCACGACACCCTTGAACGCATCTCGTACCTGATGGGCGTGCACAAAGCGTTGCGCATCTTGTTCAGCAATCAGCCTGAGCGCGCCTATGAGTGGATACACAAGACCAACACCGCAGCGCCTTTCAATGGCCAGAGTGCTTTGAGCTATATGCTCGCGGGCCAGGTGGTCGACCTCGCGGATGTTCGGCGCTATCTGGACGGGGTGCGCGGCTGA
- a CDS encoding RES family NAD+ phosphorylase, translated as MPDTSRPAVLPEWSNAYRIINSAFPPISVFEDTLDPDDLDIAFVLESLTNDRLRDQAGVLNRVRPEDRLCGEGSTPIMAAFTHIGRASRFTDGSYGVYYCASSVEAAIAETCFHQEQFWRATQEASIEITMRTYINKVLQPMIDVRDNPTVHQPSPASYGVAQAFARPHREALAWGLLYNSVRLNGHECVAAFRPPALSIPVQGPHFRYVWDDKKQAIAWVLHVSEVTF; from the coding sequence ATGCCAGACACCTCAAGGCCTGCTGTGCTACCCGAGTGGAGCAACGCTTATCGCATCATCAACAGTGCATTCCCGCCGATATCGGTGTTTGAAGACACCCTGGACCCCGACGATCTGGACATCGCCTTCGTCCTCGAAAGCTTGACCAATGACCGCCTGCGCGACCAGGCCGGGGTGCTAAACCGGGTACGCCCCGAAGACCGCCTGTGCGGTGAAGGCTCGACCCCGATCATGGCCGCCTTTACCCATATTGGTCGCGCCAGCCGCTTTACCGACGGCAGTTATGGTGTGTACTACTGCGCCAGCAGCGTCGAGGCAGCTATTGCCGAAACCTGCTTCCATCAAGAACAATTCTGGCGCGCCACCCAAGAAGCAAGCATCGAAATCACCATGCGCACCTACATCAACAAGGTGCTCCAGCCGATGATTGATGTGCGCGACAACCCCACAGTGCATCAACCTTCGCCCGCCAGTTATGGGGTCGCACAAGCCTTTGCCCGGCCGCACCGCGAAGCACTGGCCTGGGGGTTGCTCTACAACAGCGTGCGCCTCAACGGACACGAATGCGTGGCCGCCTTTCGCCCGCCTGCGCTCTCGATTCCGGTGCAGGGCCCGCATTTTCGCTATGTCTGGGATGACAAAAAACAGGCCATCGCCTGGGTGTTGCACGTGAGCGAAGTCACGTTCTGA